In Mercurialis annua linkage group LG6, ddMerAnnu1.2, whole genome shotgun sequence, the following are encoded in one genomic region:
- the LOC126686444 gene encoding protein STRICTOSIDINE SYNTHASE-LIKE 12-like, with translation MGVMVLNIFLILFSLLPYFAISYTFNRLNLPSATGPESTAFDALGQGPYTGLADGRILKYQGPNVGFQDYAFDTPNRSKAVCDGNPDPNLGNVCGRPLGIQFLRSTGQLFIADAYLGLLVAGTNGRLATSIATVAEGLPIRFADGLDVDQLSATVFFTDATATFKLSQLDELLASNDSTGRLIKYDPKAEKITVLMRNLSVSGGVAVSGDGSYLVFTEVVQQRVQKYWLRGPKANTSQVLLTLPGRPFNIKRTPLGDAFWVAVNSQNSPNQTNVPTAVKINGLGKILRNISLSRDYNSTLITEVHEHGFGSLYIGSLANFVGVVRNI, from the exons ATGGGAGTCATGGTTTTGAATATATTTCTGATTTTGTTTTCCCTTCTTCCTTACTTTGCTATTTCTTACACATTCAACCGTCTCAATTTGCCATCGGCCACAGGTCCTGAGTCTACAGCCTTTGATGCCCTTGGTCAAGGACCCTACACTGGGCTTGCTGATGGTAGAATTCTCAAATATCAAGGTCCTAACGTGGGTTTTCAAGATTATGCTTTTGATACACCTAACAG GTCGAAAGCCGTTTGCGATGGCAATCCAGACCCAAATCTTGGAAATGTGTGTGGAAGACCCCTAGGTATACAGTTCCTGCGTTCCACAGGGCAACTCTTCATCGCCGATGCTTATCTCGGACTTCTTGTCGCCGGAACTAATGGCAGGCTTGCCACTTCAATAGCCACTGTGGCTGAAGGACTGCCTATACGCTTTGCTGATGGTTTGGATGTTGACCAATTGTCAGCAACGGTCTTTTTCACCGATGCTACTGCTACATTCAAACTTAG CCAATTAGACGAACTCTTGGCTTCGAACGATTCAACAGGAAGGTTAATAAAATATGATCCAAAAGCAGAAAAAATTACAGTGTTAATGAGAAATCTTTCAGTCTCGGGTGGTGTTGCAGTTAGTGGTGATGGATCCTATCTTGTTTTCACAGAGGTTGTGCAACAAAGAGTTCAGAAATATTGGCTCAGAGGTCCTAAAGCCAACACATCACAAGTTTTGTTGACACTGCCGGGGAGACCATTCAACATTAAGAGGACCCCCTTGGGAGATGCTTTTTGGGTTGCAGTAAATTCACAAAATTCACCTAACCAAACTAATGTTCCTACAGCAGTAAAAATCAACGGGCTCGGTAAAATTTTGCGAAACATCTCTCTTAGTCGGGACTATAATTCTACTTTGATAACTGAGGTTCATGAGCATGGCTTTGGGTCATTGTACATCGGCTCATTGGCTAATTTTGTCGGTGTGGTTAGAAATATTTGA